The genome window TCGGCATCCTCCAGTAAAGGCATCATTCGCCTGAGCTTATCAATCGCTATGGCGAGCCAGGGATATGGCAAAGTCTATTAGCTAGAATGAATACTACCAGCCACACGCATACCGCAGGTCTGAAGACGTGTGGGTCGAGACTAATAGTCTGCTTAGACTCACCTCGGTTTGTCGCTGAAGTAAGGTTTATTATACTTATGATAGTCTATCACGTTATCAGAACGCTCCTCCTGAAAACGTTATAAAACACCACTCACCCCTATATTTGCCCGTGGAACACCCCCAAATTGGCTAACCGTAGATTAACTATCCCTAAGCCCTAATAAGAGTTACTTGCCTAAACCACCCATGAAATACGTTCCCTACTACCGCGTCTCCACCGCCAGCCAGGGCAAAAGCGGACTCGGACTGGCCGCCCAGCAAACCATCGTCCAGCGATTCCTCAAACCCGGCGATGAGCTCCTGCCCGAGTTCATCGAGATCGAGTCCGGCAAAAAAGCCGACCGGCCTCAGCTCATGGCCGCCATCGTCCTGGCCAAACAACACAAGGCCCGTCTGCTCATTGCCAAACTCGACCGGCTCAGTCGCAACGTCTCCTTCATCTTCTCCCTGCGTAACGCTGAAGTCGACTTCCTCGCCTGTGACATCCCCGATGCCAACACTCTCACCGTGGGTATCATGGCTGTCCTGGCCCAGCACGAACGCGAACTCATCGGCCAACGCACCAAAGCCGCCTTAGCCGCTAAGAAAGCGCAGGGCTTCCAACTCGGTACGCCTAACATCACCCCGGCTATTACCCAGCAGGGCCTGGCTGTGCGCCAGCACAACGCCCGCACCCACCCCGCCAACGTGCAGGCCACTGAGTTGATCCGGCTCTATCGCAACGAAGGGCTCACCTATGCGGCCATCGCCGAGCGGTTAAACCAGCTGGGTTACACCACCCGGCGGGGGCAGGCCTTCCAGCCCATGAGTGTCTACCGACTCGATCCTAACCGGTAGGGGAGGGGGACCCAGGCCCCCAAACGCCGCTGGCCAGGGCCGACCCGGTTGGCCTGGCTCACCGACGGCTCACTCACCCGATGAGGCGTGGTGCTCAAGCGCCTAATTAGGGGCAAAAACGGGGCATTTACGGCCCGTTTTTGGGCCGTTTAAAAGTGGTATACCAACTGGTATACCAGCTGGTATACCACTACCCGAAAACCGGTATACCAC of Spirosoma linguale DSM 74 contains these proteins:
- a CDS encoding Resolvase domain protein (PFAM: Resolvase domain~KEGG: mno:Mnod_7746 resolvase domain protein) produces the protein MKYVPYYRVSTASQGKSGLGLAAQQTIVQRFLKPGDELLPEFIEIESGKKADRPQLMAAIVLAKQHKARLLIAKLDRLSRNVSFIFSLRNAEVDFLACDIPDANTLTVGIMAVLAQHERELIGQRTKAALAAKKAQGFQLGTPNITPAITQQGLAVRQHNARTHPANVQATELIRLYRNEGLTYAAIAERLNQLGYTTRRGQAFQPMSVYRLDPNR